A section of the Paenibacillus aurantius genome encodes:
- a CDS encoding FAD-dependent oxidoreductase: MFTNLSKRHKASTQILIAGGGMSGITAALAAARCGSKVILCHNRPVLGGNASSEIRMHILGACIRGRALETEGRETGILEEIMLECAVRNPQASTSMLDLILYEKCRAEPNLTLMLNTSVTGVIRKEDQIQSVLAVRESTEDEFEIEADLFIDCTGDGRLGYEAGALYTTGREAEDEYKEAGANAERDSYRLGSSLLFTTRDMGRPMPFQATPWAKRFDEEDLKYRPHDAWEYGYWWVEFGGTLDTIKDNERIRDELLAIMLGVWDHIKNSGNHPESENWALDWFGFLPGKRESRRFLGHHMLTQNDIEQAVDFHDTVAYGGWSMDTHPPEGIAAKDRDPCHQPLTPYMYSIPLRSMISRNIRNLMFVGRNLSATHIAFSSTRVMATCSVMGQGAGTFAALALASGKPFEQTWSDPDILIMTQQSLLRQGAYLPGKKLLDRNLAAEADIRASSEQENGKAVQVADGYSRADHGPRGIRPDLAEPGTHRWMSDPSDRAPWLECLWEKPVSISHLTIVLDTGLHRFLTQSHQASFFKHMAWGPQPETLKEFKVMVERNGEWEQAAHIKDNYQRMVDLPVRLEGVNRLRLEVLSTNGLDHARVVELRCLPNRRSQE; the protein is encoded by the coding sequence ATGTTTACGAATCTTTCGAAACGTCACAAGGCAAGTACGCAGATCCTTATAGCGGGGGGAGGCATGTCCGGCATAACCGCGGCCCTTGCAGCGGCCCGGTGCGGCTCCAAAGTCATTCTATGTCATAATCGACCTGTGCTCGGCGGAAATGCTTCCTCCGAAATCCGCATGCATATTCTCGGTGCCTGTATACGAGGCAGGGCCCTGGAAACCGAAGGACGCGAAACCGGAATTTTGGAAGAAATTATGCTGGAGTGCGCGGTTCGAAACCCTCAGGCCTCCACTAGCATGCTGGATTTAATCCTGTACGAAAAGTGCCGGGCTGAGCCTAATTTAACCCTGATGCTGAATACGTCCGTGACAGGCGTAATAAGGAAAGAAGATCAGATTCAGTCCGTTCTTGCTGTCCGGGAAAGCACGGAGGACGAATTCGAGATAGAAGCGGACTTGTTTATCGATTGTACGGGGGATGGCCGGTTGGGCTATGAGGCGGGCGCCTTGTACACGACCGGTAGAGAAGCGGAGGACGAATACAAGGAAGCGGGAGCGAACGCCGAGCGGGATTCGTACCGTCTCGGTTCCTCGCTGTTATTTACCACCCGGGATATGGGCAGGCCCATGCCCTTTCAAGCGACGCCATGGGCCAAACGATTCGACGAAGAAGACCTGAAATATCGGCCGCATGACGCGTGGGAATACGGGTACTGGTGGGTTGAATTTGGAGGGACACTGGATACGATCAAGGATAATGAGCGGATCCGCGATGAACTTCTGGCCATTATGCTGGGAGTCTGGGACCATATCAAGAACAGTGGGAATCACCCCGAATCCGAGAACTGGGCGCTGGATTGGTTCGGCTTCCTGCCCGGCAAGCGGGAATCGCGCCGTTTCCTCGGCCATCATATGCTGACTCAGAACGACATCGAACAAGCGGTCGACTTCCACGATACGGTTGCTTACGGCGGTTGGTCGATGGATACCCACCCGCCCGAAGGCATAGCGGCTAAGGACCGTGATCCTTGCCATCAGCCGCTTACCCCCTACATGTACAGTATTCCTTTGCGAAGCATGATCTCCCGCAATATCCGGAATCTGATGTTTGTGGGACGCAATCTTTCCGCTACCCATATTGCTTTTTCGAGCACGCGGGTTATGGCAACCTGCTCCGTTATGGGACAGGGGGCAGGCACGTTTGCCGCGTTGGCGCTGGCGAGCGGGAAACCGTTCGAACAAACCTGGAGCGATCCCGACATCCTGATCATGACTCAGCAGAGCCTGCTTCGCCAGGGGGCTTACCTGCCTGGGAAGAAGCTGCTTGACCGGAACCTTGCCGCCGAAGCGGACATCCGGGCTTCCTCCGAACAGGAAAACGGAAAAGCGGTTCAGGTGGCGGACGGTTATTCCCGGGCGGACCATGGCCCGCGGGGCATTCGGCCGGATCTCGCGGAGCCGGGTACCCACCGCTGGATGTCGGACCCTTCCGACCGCGCTCCGTGGCTCGAGTGCTTATGGGAAAAGCCTGTCTCCATCTCTCATCTCACCATTGTTCTGGACACGGGACTTCACCGCTTTTTGACCCAAAGCCATCAAGCCAGCTTTTTCAAACATATGGCCTGGGGACCCCAGCCGGAAACGCTGAAGGAATTTAAAGTAATGGTGGAGAGGAATGGAGAATGGGAGCAGGCGGCCCATATCAAGGACAATTATCAACGTATGGTAGATCTGCCTGTCAGACTGGAGGGAGTAAACCGTTTGCGGCTCGAAGTGTTGTCCACCAACGGACTGGATCATGCCCGGGTTGTCGAACTCCGGTGTCTGCCCAATAGGAGGAGTCAAGAATGA
- a CDS encoding alpha-L-fucosidase translates to MTSIVTVPAHLKGYEELYRTDPRAASLQWFQDAKFGLFIHYGLYSIPARGEWVMYHEKIHVAGYEKLKDEFTADQFDAEAIADLAVEAGMKYINLTTRHHDSFCLFESQETDFHSVHSPAKRDLVAELAAACEKRGLGLFLYYSYGIDWRHPYAPNNDSGVYCARPNYDEPEPAYLGRTDADVRKYVDFMHKQLTELLTNYGSVAGIWFDLITACYYRPDLFPVQDTYDLIRGLQPHCLISFKQGVNGDEDYMSQEIHFVPLKDRLIQGGASEEAVRMSEEVWQKHITKWNEVCTILQNKGWGYMEGAGHKSADEVMDLLARTLGKRCNLLLNIAPVGNGALQPVEVEILREVGRRIAGNGWPEPVTEEAPASQVDTGAGAE, encoded by the coding sequence ATGACAAGTATAGTCACGGTTCCAGCACATTTGAAAGGCTATGAAGAATTATACCGCACCGATCCGAGAGCAGCGTCGCTTCAATGGTTTCAAGATGCTAAATTTGGACTCTTTATTCATTATGGGCTATACAGCATCCCGGCCCGCGGCGAATGGGTGATGTACCACGAGAAAATTCATGTAGCGGGTTATGAAAAGCTCAAGGATGAATTTACGGCGGACCAATTCGATGCGGAGGCTATCGCCGATCTGGCTGTGGAAGCCGGTATGAAATACATCAATTTGACGACGAGGCATCATGACAGCTTCTGCTTGTTCGAGTCGCAGGAGACCGATTTTCACAGTGTCCATTCCCCGGCTAAACGGGATTTGGTGGCCGAGCTGGCTGCCGCCTGCGAGAAAAGAGGATTGGGGTTATTCCTTTATTACAGCTACGGAATCGATTGGCGTCATCCTTATGCTCCTAATAACGACAGCGGTGTGTATTGCGCCCGCCCGAATTACGATGAGCCGGAGCCCGCTTATCTGGGCAGGACCGATGCCGATGTGAGAAAGTATGTGGATTTCATGCACAAGCAGCTGACCGAGCTGTTAACCAACTATGGAAGTGTCGCTGGAATCTGGTTCGACCTCATCACCGCTTGTTATTACCGGCCGGATCTGTTTCCAGTACAGGATACGTATGACCTGATCCGGGGTCTTCAACCCCATTGTCTTATCTCCTTCAAGCAAGGCGTGAACGGTGATGAGGATTACATGTCGCAGGAGATTCATTTTGTTCCGCTGAAGGACCGGTTGATTCAAGGTGGCGCATCCGAAGAAGCGGTGAGGATGTCGGAAGAGGTATGGCAGAAGCATATCACCAAATGGAATGAGGTCTGTACCATCCTGCAGAATAAGGGATGGGGCTATATGGAGGGGGCCGGTCACAAGAGTGCGGACGAAGTGATGGATCTATTGGCCCGAACGCTAGGCAAGCGCTGCAATCTGCTCTTAAACATCGCCCCGGTTGGCAACGGTGCCCTTCAACCCGTGGAAGTCGAAATCCTTCGGGAAGTCGGCCGCAGAATAGCTGGAAACGGCTGGCCGGAACCCGTTACAGAAGAGGCACCAGCCTCACAAGTGGATACAGGGGCAGGGGCCGAATAA
- a CDS encoding golvesin C-terminal-like domain-containing protein: MLNTNDWYYRASDTVRYGGYSQKENVSVETADNTGYLRIGYSKWDVNNDGVDDLVGGGVMSKRTFGYGYYEAKIKFYNNSQGFHQSFWTTGLGYYTSYSNQYTYNTDATNEQVPWSNSMLEIDAIELDSSYNYGAANFHWHKPSFSTPTGANKSYSSTYMNLNNWITVAFDWQPGVIIYYIDGVERHRVTYTDTRYAPQEVWLSGLANNNWGSGVPDPTASMKVDYFRYYTKRYPGTNLIGNNGFETIGGSYQIVNNWTEVNGIPGQPDTDESKIITATDAYEGSSYLKHENPSNAYNVTTKQRLDYIPNSTYRLTAWVKSSGGQAVAAMKIQNDGSTRSAVIPASSTWTKVSIDNIVVTGNRADISFTSNASAGQWLQVDDVILEDTVPPSSQILVDNGDVGYVESGVWNPSSLTGYNNSGTRYAGSSLGPSVKWTPSLPSSGNYDVYLYKIVSPNSDPNAKIDVIYNGGTDTQYVNYTSGSSGWIHLGTYSFLSGTGGYVKNTLNTAGTYARADAVKFVPVEVIVDNGEAGYSETGTWYNSSLTGYNGSGTRYSDNLGSHTAKWVPNLPIQGNYRVYLYKIVSSTGDPNAKIDIVHQGGTQTVYVDYSTGTSGWMDLGLYAFDSGTGGYIRNSLNTQYKNARADAVKLVRVN, encoded by the coding sequence GTGCTGAATACGAATGATTGGTATTATCGCGCTTCCGATACCGTCCGGTACGGAGGTTACAGCCAGAAAGAAAACGTATCCGTGGAAACCGCAGACAATACCGGTTACCTGCGGATCGGTTACAGCAAGTGGGATGTCAACAACGACGGGGTGGATGACCTTGTCGGCGGCGGGGTTATGTCGAAACGAACCTTCGGATATGGCTATTATGAAGCGAAAATAAAATTCTATAATAACAGCCAGGGATTTCACCAATCCTTCTGGACAACCGGGTTGGGTTATTATACTTCCTATTCCAACCAGTACACCTACAACACGGATGCTACCAACGAACAGGTTCCCTGGAGCAACAGTATGCTGGAAATCGACGCGATCGAATTGGATTCGAGTTACAATTACGGAGCGGCCAATTTTCATTGGCATAAACCATCCTTCAGCACTCCCACGGGGGCAAACAAAAGCTATTCCTCCACTTACATGAATCTAAACAATTGGATCACGGTAGCCTTTGACTGGCAGCCCGGCGTGATCATCTACTACATTGATGGGGTAGAGAGGCATCGGGTCACATATACCGATACTCGTTACGCACCGCAGGAAGTATGGCTGAGCGGCTTGGCGAATAACAACTGGGGATCGGGAGTTCCTGATCCGACCGCCAGTATGAAGGTTGATTACTTCCGGTACTATACCAAACGCTACCCAGGGACGAACCTAATCGGAAACAACGGGTTTGAAACCATTGGCGGGAGCTACCAGATTGTTAATAATTGGACGGAAGTAAACGGGATTCCGGGACAGCCGGATACAGACGAAAGCAAAATTATAACCGCAACGGATGCCTATGAAGGAAGCTCTTATTTGAAGCATGAGAACCCTTCTAATGCCTATAACGTTACAACCAAGCAGAGGTTGGATTATATTCCCAACAGCACTTACCGTTTAACGGCATGGGTTAAGAGTTCCGGGGGCCAAGCGGTGGCGGCCATGAAGATCCAGAATGACGGCTCCACCCGGAGTGCCGTTATTCCAGCATCCAGCACCTGGACTAAGGTATCGATCGATAATATTGTCGTGACCGGTAATCGGGCGGATATTTCTTTTACTTCCAATGCGTCGGCAGGTCAATGGCTGCAGGTTGACGACGTCATTTTGGAGGACACCGTGCCGCCGTCAAGCCAAATTCTCGTCGACAATGGAGATGTCGGCTATGTGGAATCCGGTGTGTGGAACCCAAGCAGCCTGACGGGATATAACAACTCAGGGACTAGATATGCCGGAAGTTCTTTGGGCCCTTCCGTCAAATGGACTCCGAGCCTGCCGTCTTCCGGGAATTATGACGTCTATTTGTACAAAATCGTGAGCCCCAACAGCGATCCGAATGCCAAAATAGATGTCATTTATAACGGAGGTACGGATACTCAATATGTTAACTACACAAGCGGAAGCTCGGGATGGATCCATCTGGGCACGTACTCCTTCTTGTCTGGAACGGGCGGGTATGTCAAAAATACATTGAACACGGCTGGAACCTACGCAAGGGCGGATGCCGTAAAGTTCGTGCCGGTAGAAGTTATAGTAGACAACGGGGAAGCGGGATACTCCGAAACGGGGACTTGGTACAACAGCAGTTTGACAGGGTATAACGGATCCGGAACCCGTTATTCCGATAACCTTGGTTCCCATACGGCCAAATGGGTGCCTAATCTCCCCATCCAAGGAAATTATAGAGTATACCTTTACAAAATTGTGAGTTCAACCGGTGATCCCAATGCCAAAATCGACATTGTCCACCAGGGTGGAACTCAAACGGTTTATGTAGATTACTCGACGGGTACGTCCGGATGGATGGATCTGGGACTATATGCCTTCGACTCGGGAACCGGCGGCTATATTAGGAATTCCTTGAATACCCAATATAAGAATGCCCGGGCCGATGCCGTTAAGCTGGTGAGGGTAAATTAG